A genomic window from Slackia heliotrinireducens DSM 20476 includes:
- the rsmH gene encoding 16S rRNA (cytosine(1402)-N(4))-methyltransferase RsmH has protein sequence MTNEYRHTPVLLAECLEHLHLQTQHTFVDSTLGGAGHSYEAAKLLGPDSLLIGIDQDQMALDAARKRLETLGEDAAPKLKLLRGNFGNLDDLLVEACVPGIDAILFDLGVSSPQIDFVSRGFSFKEDAPLDMRMDPGNQTINAAELINTLNEQELTRIIYENSDERWASRIASFIVAARETAPIETSGQLVDIIKAAIPASARRAGGHPAKRTFQALRIEVNSELTVLKSGLEAAIRWLNPGGRVAVISYHSLEDRIVKNMFAEHSRTCTCPPELPVCVCGAKPVLKVITRKPILPTEEEIANNPRARSAKLRVAEKL, from the coding sequence ATGACAAACGAATATCGGCATACACCGGTCCTGCTCGCCGAGTGCCTCGAACACTTACACCTTCAAACACAGCACACGTTCGTGGATTCCACGCTCGGCGGTGCAGGACACTCTTATGAAGCGGCAAAGCTTCTTGGACCCGACTCCCTTCTCATCGGCATCGACCAGGACCAGATGGCTCTGGATGCGGCGCGCAAGCGCCTCGAGACCCTGGGGGAGGATGCGGCTCCGAAGCTGAAGCTCCTTCGCGGCAATTTCGGAAACCTTGACGATTTGCTGGTTGAGGCGTGTGTCCCGGGAATCGATGCGATTCTGTTCGACCTGGGAGTTTCGTCGCCTCAGATTGATTTTGTGTCAAGGGGGTTTTCCTTCAAGGAGGATGCTCCTCTCGATATGCGGATGGATCCGGGGAACCAAACCATAAACGCAGCAGAGCTCATCAACACCTTAAACGAACAAGAGCTCACCCGGATCATCTACGAAAACTCCGATGAGCGGTGGGCCAGCCGGATCGCGAGCTTTATCGTGGCAGCTCGCGAGACGGCTCCCATCGAGACGTCGGGCCAGCTTGTCGACATCATCAAGGCGGCCATCCCGGCGTCGGCCCGACGCGCGGGCGGGCATCCCGCGAAGCGCACGTTCCAAGCGTTGCGCATCGAGGTGAACTCCGAGCTGACGGTGCTCAAGAGTGGTTTGGAGGCGGCCATCCGTTGGTTGAATCCAGGCGGCAGGGTGGCGGTCATCAGCTACCACTCCCTTGAGGACCGAATCGTCAAGAACATGTTCGCGGAGCATTCGAGGACGTGCACATGCCCGCCGGAACTTCCGGTGTGCGTATGCGGTGCAAAGCCGGTACTCAAAGTCATCACACGCAAGCCCATCCTCCCGACGGAGGAGGAGATTGCGAACAATCCGCGCGCACGCAGTGCGAAGCTGCGCGTGGCTGAGAAGTTGTAA
- a CDS encoding peptidoglycan D,D-transpeptidase FtsI family protein, translated as MPTIPGSRTLSGRVLIIFVAFLIAALALVGRLAYLQLIKAPEYASMAESSRTVNVTIPAKRGTIYDRNGNVLATSVDATTIYCDPTMVDDPREMADALAECLGGKSDDYLALITQDTTFVYVKRKADVNKAESLKEKGLSGLYFLPDSRRVYPYGSSAGQIVGASNIDDVGITGLELYYDDILSGVPGKMVYEQSATGIPIPNATVVERDAADGQDIIISIDIDMQIYMEERLSQGVADMGGSDGTAVLMDAATGEIYAIASTPYFNPGDLSEVEDGATSIKAITSGLEPGSIFKTVSATAILENGKMTPDTEVFCPAYLAVDEYYIEDMHERGDMTMTFRDIIRDSSNVGISLSVDEYLGYDKLYDKILEYGLHSATGVDYPGEEVGFLSDYSEWSMTQAYNISFGQGITCTPLQMTRFYGALRNDGVAVTPHFLVSLPQSGETPEYETEQIIQNTEAVPTMVDMLQTVVEEGTGVDAQMEGFTVVGKTGTAEFALETGGYSTTMSNRDFVGFLPNSTSSLVCYVGVDHVPVTGAVTPIFRDIMTFAVDQYRIAEQ; from the coding sequence ATGCCGACCATTCCTGGTTCCCGCACGCTATCGGGCAGAGTCCTCATCATATTCGTCGCTTTCCTTATCGCCGCGCTTGCGCTCGTCGGTAGGTTGGCGTATCTGCAGCTCATCAAAGCACCCGAATACGCTTCGATGGCCGAATCCAGCCGAACCGTCAACGTGACCATACCTGCGAAGCGCGGCACAATCTACGACCGCAACGGCAACGTGCTGGCCACCAGCGTCGATGCGACGACCATCTACTGCGATCCCACCATGGTGGACGATCCGCGCGAGATGGCCGACGCCCTGGCCGAATGCCTGGGCGGCAAATCCGACGACTACCTGGCCCTCATCACGCAGGACACCACGTTCGTGTACGTGAAGCGCAAGGCCGACGTGAACAAGGCCGAGAGTCTTAAGGAAAAGGGCCTTTCCGGCCTGTATTTCCTGCCGGATTCCCGTCGCGTGTACCCGTACGGCAGTTCCGCCGGCCAAATCGTCGGCGCGTCGAACATCGACGACGTGGGCATCACGGGACTCGAGCTGTACTACGACGACATCCTGTCGGGCGTGCCGGGCAAGATGGTGTATGAGCAGTCGGCCACGGGCATTCCCATTCCCAATGCGACCGTCGTGGAGCGCGACGCCGCCGACGGCCAGGACATCATCATCTCCATCGATATCGACATGCAGATCTATATGGAGGAGCGCCTGTCCCAGGGCGTCGCCGACATGGGCGGCTCTGACGGCACGGCTGTGCTGATGGATGCTGCAACCGGCGAAATCTACGCCATCGCCTCCACTCCGTACTTCAATCCGGGAGACCTGAGCGAAGTGGAGGACGGCGCCACGTCCATCAAAGCCATCACGTCCGGTTTGGAACCCGGCTCCATTTTCAAGACCGTGTCGGCAACGGCCATTCTCGAGAACGGGAAGATGACTCCCGACACCGAGGTGTTCTGCCCGGCGTATCTGGCCGTCGATGAGTATTACATCGAGGACATGCACGAACGCGGCGACATGACCATGACGTTCCGCGATATCATCCGCGATTCGTCCAACGTCGGCATTTCGCTGTCCGTCGACGAGTATCTGGGTTACGACAAGCTGTATGACAAGATTCTGGAGTATGGCTTGCATAGCGCGACGGGCGTCGATTACCCCGGCGAGGAAGTCGGCTTCCTGAGCGATTATTCGGAATGGTCCATGACCCAGGCGTACAACATCTCCTTCGGTCAGGGCATCACCTGCACGCCGCTGCAGATGACGCGGTTCTACGGCGCCTTGCGTAACGACGGCGTGGCTGTGACGCCGCACTTCCTGGTGTCCCTGCCTCAGTCGGGCGAAACGCCGGAATACGAGACCGAACAGATCATTCAGAACACCGAGGCCGTGCCGACCATGGTCGACATGCTTCAGACGGTCGTTGAGGAAGGCACGGGCGTGGACGCCCAGATGGAAGGCTTTACGGTTGTTGGCAAGACGGGTACGGCCGAATTCGCTCTCGAGACCGGCGGGTATTCCACCACCATGTCGAACCGCGACTTCGTCGGGTTCCTTCCGAACTCGACCTCCTCGTTGGTTTGTTATGTGGGCGTCGACCATGTGCCTGTGACGGGCGCGGTCACGCCGATCTTTAGGGATATAATGACGTTCGCCGTTGACCAATACCGAATAGCAGAACAGTAA
- a CDS encoding UDP-N-acetylmuramoyl-tripeptide--D-alanyl-D-alanine ligase, with protein MRFNAEQICRATGGAMLVEQTGEVCDLTGLSWDSRTVQPGYVYAALPGQRVDGHDFLPQAFSAGAALALVSRDLTESESEAARAAHAAVVKVDDVARAISDLAAAWRDVLKAEIVGVTGSVGKTTTRSLIYGVLASAFEADCTKGNFNNELGMPYTLLQTEPSCEVLVLEMGMDGLGQIADLARIARPKYGVITNVGVSHLERLGTRDNIARAKAEMVEGLPDGEGVAFLQADGEYTDFIIEHARAVERGIRIVRFDGTAENSDVYATDIAVDDQGRPSFTLNARGESASCTLSVRGVHNVTNACAAAAVGLEFGIALDQVAAALSGVEPESGRQALKRSSRGFLVFDDAYNASPESMAAALNVLASFSASGRRIAVLGDMGELGSAEVEGHINTGKAAAQAGIDMLVCVGAMSRYIADAARKGGMAVKSVIEVADADAAATTVLDIAQPGDVVLVKASHFMGLDRVVERVVS; from the coding sequence ATGAGATTTAACGCTGAACAGATATGCCGTGCCACGGGCGGGGCGATGCTGGTGGAACAGACCGGCGAAGTGTGCGATCTTACGGGACTGAGCTGGGATTCTCGCACCGTTCAACCCGGGTATGTCTACGCCGCCCTGCCTGGGCAGCGCGTGGACGGCCACGACTTCCTTCCTCAGGCGTTTTCTGCGGGCGCAGCATTGGCATTGGTCAGCCGCGATCTGACGGAATCAGAGTCGGAGGCGGCCCGTGCGGCGCATGCCGCCGTCGTCAAGGTTGACGATGTGGCCCGGGCGATTTCCGATTTGGCTGCGGCCTGGCGCGATGTGCTGAAGGCCGAGATCGTAGGCGTGACCGGATCGGTGGGCAAGACCACCACCCGCAGCCTCATCTACGGGGTGCTGGCGTCGGCCTTCGAAGCCGACTGCACGAAAGGCAACTTCAACAACGAGCTGGGCATGCCCTACACGCTGCTGCAGACGGAGCCGTCCTGCGAGGTGCTGGTGCTGGAAATGGGTATGGACGGCCTGGGGCAGATCGCCGATCTGGCCCGCATCGCCCGTCCGAAGTACGGCGTCATCACCAACGTGGGCGTGTCCCACTTGGAGCGCCTGGGCACCCGCGACAACATCGCCCGCGCTAAGGCGGAAATGGTGGAGGGTCTGCCCGATGGGGAAGGCGTGGCCTTCCTGCAGGCCGACGGCGAATATACGGATTTCATCATCGAGCATGCCCGCGCCGTCGAGCGCGGCATCCGCATCGTTCGCTTCGACGGAACCGCCGAGAACTCCGATGTATACGCCACGGACATCGCCGTGGACGACCAGGGCCGTCCGTCTTTCACGCTCAACGCCCGGGGCGAATCCGCGTCCTGCACGCTTTCCGTCCGCGGCGTCCACAATGTGACCAACGCCTGCGCCGCAGCTGCGGTGGGGCTTGAGTTTGGCATCGCGCTTGACCAGGTGGCTGCTGCGCTTTCCGGCGTAGAGCCCGAATCGGGGCGCCAGGCCCTCAAGCGTTCGAGCCGCGGCTTCCTCGTATTCGACGACGCCTACAACGCCAGCCCCGAAAGCATGGCCGCCGCGTTGAATGTGCTCGCGTCGTTTTCTGCTTCAGGCAGGCGCATCGCCGTGCTTGGGGACATGGGCGAGCTGGGATCGGCCGAGGTCGAAGGGCATATCAATACCGGAAAGGCTGCCGCGCAGGCTGGCATCGACATGCTGGTGTGTGTGGGGGCTATGTCGCGATACATCGCTGACGCTGCCCGCAAGGGCGGTATGGCGGTAAAATCGGTTATCGAAGTTGCCGATGCCGATGCCGCAGCGACCACGGTGCTCGACATTGCGCAGCCCGGGGATGTGGTGCTGGTCAAAGCGTCGCATTTCATGGGGCTCGATCGTGTTGTTGAAAGGGTTGTTTCCTGA
- the mraY gene encoding phospho-N-acetylmuramoyl-pentapeptide-transferase, whose protein sequence is MFMTAYPTFQVFLGFIIAAGLTMLFMHPWIKLLKSTHIGQQVRADGPQSHLVKQGTPTMGGVVMLIAVVIAIVLVAPLKFGTIVTLLATVLTGALGLFDDASKVIHERSLGLTPKGKLLGQFAIATAFTLIVVNYCDIDPHIAIPFLPAIDLGVLTTTIGGFQIPWLYVIFCNVLLAGLSNAVNLTDGLDGLAAGTVMVTMLVMAAIAYHEDILALSVFGATIAGACIGFLWFNSYPADIFMGDTGSLALGTALGCIAIMTKTEVYSLVIGGLFVAEALSVMLQVVHYKRTKKRLFLMAPLHHHFEKKGWSETKVVIRFWIVSGVLAGIGFVLYFAQTLVG, encoded by the coding sequence ATGTTCATGACAGCGTATCCGACATTCCAGGTTTTCCTGGGATTCATAATCGCGGCAGGCTTGACCATGCTTTTCATGCATCCGTGGATCAAACTGCTGAAAAGCACCCATATCGGGCAGCAGGTCCGCGCCGACGGTCCCCAGAGCCATCTGGTGAAGCAGGGCACCCCCACCATGGGCGGCGTGGTCATGCTCATCGCGGTCGTCATCGCCATCGTGCTGGTGGCGCCGCTTAAGTTCGGCACCATCGTCACGCTGCTGGCAACGGTTCTCACCGGCGCCTTGGGCCTGTTCGACGATGCGTCCAAGGTCATCCACGAGCGCTCGCTGGGCCTGACGCCCAAGGGAAAGCTTCTGGGCCAGTTCGCCATTGCCACGGCATTCACGCTGATCGTGGTCAACTACTGCGACATCGACCCCCACATCGCCATACCGTTTCTGCCCGCCATCGACCTGGGGGTGCTGACCACCACCATCGGCGGGTTCCAGATTCCGTGGCTGTACGTCATCTTCTGCAACGTGCTGCTGGCTGGCCTGAGCAACGCCGTCAACCTGACCGACGGCCTTGACGGCCTTGCTGCGGGCACGGTCATGGTCACCATGCTGGTCATGGCCGCCATCGCCTACCATGAGGACATCCTTGCGCTGTCCGTGTTCGGCGCCACCATCGCCGGCGCATGCATCGGCTTCCTTTGGTTCAACTCCTACCCGGCGGACATCTTCATGGGCGACACGGGCTCGCTGGCTTTGGGAACCGCCCTGGGCTGCATCGCCATCATGACGAAGACCGAAGTGTACTCGCTGGTCATCGGCGGTCTTTTTGTGGCTGAGGCCCTGTCGGTCATGCTGCAGGTGGTCCACTACAAACGCACGAAGAAACGCCTGTTCCTAATGGCGCCGCTCCACCATCACTTCGAGAAGAAGGGCTGGAGCGAAACCAAGGTGGTCATCCGTTTCTGGATCGTTTCCGGCGTGCTGGCGGGCATCGGCTTCGTGCTGTACTTCGCGCAGACGCTGGTAGGGTAG